In one window of Episyrphus balteatus chromosome 3, idEpiBalt1.1, whole genome shotgun sequence DNA:
- the LOC129916314 gene encoding anamorsin homolog, translating into MEQFKGLKKTLYIWSNSNQESMEKSINLIKQITGGEVLVENIDRLSMASHPNSTFDLIVVEGARSSDAFAKLLSLLKPSGKLYLEKYEGSSESVSQELKLSGFLEIQKATDSITCQKPAYEVGSSVKLSFAKKDVAAVWKIDADDGDEEETINEDDLLDEEDKAKPNPESLRVCGTTGKRKACKDCSCGLAEELEAEKTKVAVETKNAKSSCGSCYLGDAFRCSTCPYLGMPAFKPGEKVQLAGNLLKADL; encoded by the exons ATGGAACAATTCAAAGGATTAAAGAAAACTTTATACATTTGGTCGAATTCGAATCAAGAATCCATGGAAAAAAGTATCAACCTGATAAAACAAATAACTGGTGGAGAAGTTCTTGTTGAAAACATTGATCGACTTTCAATGG CCTCACATCCCAATTCAACATTTGATCTTATTGTCGTCGAAGGTGCTCGTTCCTCAGATGCATTTGCCAAGCTATTAAGCCTACTCAAACCGTCTGGTAAACTATATCTGGAAAAGTACGAAGGGAGTTCAGAAAGCGTCAGTCAAGAATTAAAACTTTCTGGATTCCTTGAAATTCAAAAGGCAACTGATTCCATAACTTGCCAGAAACCCGCCTATGAAGTTGGCTCATCTGTTAAGTTATCCTTTGCCAAGAAAGATGTTGCCGCAGTTTGGAAAATTGACGCAGACGATGGCGACGAAGAGGAAACAATCAACGAAGATGATTTGCTAGATGAAGAAGATAAAGCAAAACCAAATCCAGAGTCTTTGAGAG TTTGTGGAACAACTGGAAAGAGAAAAGCTTGCAAAGATTGTTCTTGTGGGCTGGCTGAAGAACTGGAGGCTGAGAAAACAAAGGTCGCGgttgaaacaaaaaatgcaaagtCCAGCTGTGGAAGT TGTTATTTGGGAGACGCTTTTCGTTGTTCAACATGTCCTTACTTGGGAATGCCAGCTTTCAAACCTGGCGAGAAGGTTCAACTTGCTGGAAATTTACTTAAAGctgatttataa